A single genomic interval of Camelus bactrianus isolate YW-2024 breed Bactrian camel chromosome 15, ASM4877302v1, whole genome shotgun sequence harbors:
- the UCN gene encoding urocortin: MRLAGRAALLAALLLLAQLRPGSSQWNPRTAAAGVQDPSLRWSPRTRNHGGGARALLLLLAERFPRHAGQGGWGPGIAGERPRRDDPPLSIDLTFHLLRTLLELARTQSQRERAEQNRIIFDSVGK; encoded by the coding sequence ATGAGGCTGGCGGGACGCGCGGCGCTGCTGGCTGCGCTGCTGCTCCTGGCACAGCTGCGCCCGGGGAGCAGCCAGTGGAACCCGAGGACGGCGGCGGCCGGGGTCCAGGACCCGAGTCTGCGCTGGAGCCCGAGGACGCGGAACCACGGTGGTGGGGCCCGCGCGCTCCTCTTGCTGCTGGCGGAGCGCTTCCCGCGCCACGCCGGACAAGGCGGTTGGGGACCCGGGATCGCAGGCGAGCGGCCGCGACGGGACGACCCTCCACTCTCCATTGACCTCACCTTCCACCTGCTGCGGACCCTGCTGGAACTGGCGCGGACGCAGAGTCAGCGGGAGCGCGCCGAACAGAACCGCATCATATTCGACTCGGTGGGCAAGTGA
- the MPV17 gene encoding mitochondrial inner membrane protein Mpv17 isoform X2, translating into MALWRAYQRALTAHPWKVQVLTAGSLMGLGDVISQQLVERRGLREHQTGRTLTMVSLGCGFVGPVVGGWYRVLDRLIPGTTKVDALKKMLLDQGGFAPCFLGCFLPLVGTLNGLSTQDNWAKLQRDYPDALITNYYLWPAVQLANFYLVPLHYRLAVVQCVAVIWNSYLSWKAHRL; encoded by the exons ATGGCTCTCTGGCGGGCTTATCAGCGGGCTCTGACTGCTCACCCATGGAAAGTACAGGTCCTGACAGCTG GGTCTCTGATGGGCCTGGGTGACGTTATCTCACAGCAGCTGGTGGAGAGACGAGGTCTGCGGGAACACCAGACTGGCCGGACCCTGACCATGGTTTCTCTGGGCTGTGGCTTTGTG GGCCCTGTAGTAGGAGGCTGGTATAGGGTTTTGGACCGGCTCATCCCTGGGACCACCAAGGTGGATGCACTAAAGAAGATGCTGTTGGATCAG GGGGGCTTTGCCCCATGTTTTCTAGGCTGTTTCCTCCCACTGGTAGGGACCCTCAATGGACTATCAACCCAGGACAATTGGGCCAAACTCCAGCGG GATTATCCTGATGCCCTCATCACTAACTACTAT CTCTGGCCTGCCGTGCAGTTAGCCAACTTCTACCTGGTCCCTCTTCATTACAG GTTGGCTGTTGTCCAGTGTGTTGCTGTTATCTGGAACTCCTACCTGTCCTGGAAGGCACATCGGCTCTAA
- the MPV17 gene encoding mitochondrial inner membrane protein Mpv17 isoform X1, translated as MANHSFQTMILETEEDVRTLASSGRGNSEGLSRLRPWHRGEKGQGAEVGPKWEVWQASPTPRAGAHRAEPPSAGSMALWRAYQRALTAHPWKVQVLTAGSLMGLGDVISQQLVERRGLREHQTGRTLTMVSLGCGFVGPVVGGWYRVLDRLIPGTTKVDALKKMLLDQGGFAPCFLGCFLPLVGTLNGLSTQDNWAKLQRDYPDALITNYYLWPAVQLANFYLVPLHYRLAVVQCVAVIWNSYLSWKAHRL; from the exons ATGGCTAATCATAGTTTCCAAACTATGATTCTTGAGACCGAGGAGGATGTCAGGACCTTGGCCAGTTCCGGACGCGGCAACAGTGAGGGTCTTTCTAGGTTGAGGCCCTGGCACCggggagagaaggggcagggggcagaaGTCGGACCCAAGTGGGAAGTATGGCAGGCGAGCCCCACACCAAGAGCCGGCGCACACCGAGCGGAGCCGCCCTCCGCAG GAAGCATGGCTCTCTGGCGGGCTTATCAGCGGGCTCTGACTGCTCACCCATGGAAAGTACAGGTCCTGACAGCTG GGTCTCTGATGGGCCTGGGTGACGTTATCTCACAGCAGCTGGTGGAGAGACGAGGTCTGCGGGAACACCAGACTGGCCGGACCCTGACCATGGTTTCTCTGGGCTGTGGCTTTGTG GGCCCTGTAGTAGGAGGCTGGTATAGGGTTTTGGACCGGCTCATCCCTGGGACCACCAAGGTGGATGCACTAAAGAAGATGCTGTTGGATCAG GGGGGCTTTGCCCCATGTTTTCTAGGCTGTTTCCTCCCACTGGTAGGGACCCTCAATGGACTATCAACCCAGGACAATTGGGCCAAACTCCAGCGG GATTATCCTGATGCCCTCATCACTAACTACTAT CTCTGGCCTGCCGTGCAGTTAGCCAACTTCTACCTGGTCCCTCTTCATTACAG GTTGGCTGTTGTCCAGTGTGTTGCTGTTATCTGGAACTCCTACCTGTCCTGGAAGGCACATCGGCTCTAA